From the Hevea brasiliensis isolate MT/VB/25A 57/8 chromosome 15, ASM3005281v1, whole genome shotgun sequence genome, one window contains:
- the LOC110665071 gene encoding protein JINGUBANG, which yields MKQETSSTMIAEQRGLNRPKFGALLHSDPAIFTNQEDDYSNHNKTSPSPASVSSPRYSNSSTTTSGEASSYPMSPWSQPSPYSKSPWIIPSPIINHNLSNNGLIGSIVREEGHVYSLAASGDLLYTGSDSKNIRVWRNLKEFAGFKSNSGLVKAIVISGDKIFTGHQDGKIRIWKTFPKNPSVHKRIGSLPTFKESIKKSINPKNYVEVRRHRNVLRIKHFDTVSSLSLNAEQGLLYSGSWDKTLKVWRISDYKCLESINAHDDAINSVVAGFDSLVFTGSADGMVKVWRRELEGRGTKHFLVQTLLKRGNAVTALAVNQESAAIYCGSSEGLVNFWEREKHLSHGGVLRGHKMAVLCLATAGNLVFSGSADKSICVWRRREPGGIHTCLSVLTRHGGPVKCLAVEKDQHSDKGDQRWILYSGSLDKSVRVWRVSDTLQS from the coding sequence ATGAAACAGGAAACAAGTAGCACCATGATTGCAGAGCAAAGAGGTCTTAACCGACCAAAGTTTGGTGCTCTCTTGCACTCTGACCCTGCAATCTTTACCAACCAAGAAGATGATTACTCCAACCATAATAAGACTAGTCCTAGTCCAGCCTCTGTTTCAAGTCCTAGATATTCTAATAGCAGCACAACCACAAGTGGTGAGGCCTCTTCTTATCCCATGTCTCCTTGGAGCCAGCCATCTCCTTATTCTAAATCTCCTTGGATAATCCCATCTCCAATCATCAACCATAATCTCAGTAATAATGGTCTTATTGGATCCATTGTACGCGAAGAAGGTCATGTTTATTCTTTAGCTGCTTCTGGTGACTTGTTGTATACTGGCTCAGATAGCAAGAACATACGCGTATGGAGGAATTTGAAGGAATTCGCCGGGTTCAAGTCGAATAGTGGCTTAGTTAAGGCCATTGTTATATCTGGAGACAAGATTTTCACTGGTCATCAAGATGGGAAGATCAGAATTTGGAAGACATTTCCCAAAAACCCTAGCGTCCATAAACGAATTGGAAGCTTACCAACTTTTAAAGAATCCATTAAAAAATCCATCAACCCCAAGAACTACGTAGAAGTTCGCAGACACCGCAATGTTCTACGCATCAAGCATTTCGACACAGTATCCTCTCTGAGTTTGAACGCAGAGCAAGGTTTATTATACTCAGGATCCTGGGATAAAACTTTGAAAGTATGGCGGATTTCGGACTACAAGTGCCTGGAATCGATCAACGCGCACGACGACGCAATAAATTCAGTAGTGGCGGGGTTCGATTCATTGGTATTTACAGGTTCGGCGGATGGAATGGTAAAAGTGTGGAGAAGGGAGCTTGAAGGAAGAGGAACCAAGCATTTCCTGGTGCAAACACTGTTAAAACGAGGAAACGCGGTGACCGCCCTAGCAGTAAATCAAGAATCCGCTGCGATTTACTGTGGTTCCTCCGAGGGATTGGTGAATTTTTGGGAACGTGAAAAGCACTTGTCACATGGTGGGGTACTCCGGGGCCACAAAATGGCTGTCCTATGTTTGGCAACCGCCGGTAATTTGGTGTTCAGTGGATCCGCGGATAAAAGCATATGTGTATGGAGGAGGAGAGAGCCAGGCGGGATCCACACATGCTTGTCGGTTTTGACGCGCCACGGCGGGCCAGTGAAGTGCCTGGCCGTTGAAAAGGATCAACATTCCGACAAAGGAGATCAACGGTGGATATTATACAGCGGGAGCTTAGACAAGTCCGTTAGAGTGTGGCGCGTGTCAGATACGCTCCAGAGCTAA